The Desulfobacterales bacterium genome includes a region encoding these proteins:
- the pyrE gene encoding orotate phosphoribosyltransferase, translating to MGMSETGLLKQELLDLLCRKSFKFSEKPVFKLVSGRMSRFYVNCKPTAMDPRGMFLIGHLVFSAIKDLEVAGVGGLTFGADPVAMATAFVSGLEHKPIKAFSIRKAQKDHGIARWIEGDLAPGQKVVVIDDVATTGGSTIKAIERAQSEGLEVVRAVVLVDRQEGGLGHIQAHVPDVRAIITRDELIERWGQLTRP from the coding sequence ATGGGCATGTCGGAAACCGGGTTATTGAAACAGGAATTACTGGATTTGCTTTGCCGAAAATCATTTAAATTTAGTGAAAAGCCGGTTTTCAAGCTGGTATCCGGTAGAATGAGCCGGTTTTATGTGAATTGCAAACCGACCGCAATGGATCCTAGAGGAATGTTCCTGATCGGTCATCTGGTGTTTAGCGCCATTAAAGATCTCGAGGTAGCCGGCGTTGGCGGGCTTACGTTCGGCGCGGACCCGGTGGCCATGGCCACCGCATTTGTTTCAGGGCTGGAACACAAACCCATCAAGGCGTTTTCTATTCGCAAGGCGCAAAAGGACCATGGAATCGCCCGATGGATTGAGGGTGATCTCGCACCGGGGCAAAAAGTCGTAGTGATCGACGATGTCGCCACTACTGGCGGGTCTACCATCAAGGCGATAGAGCGGGCTCAATCCGAGGGGCTTGAGGTGGTTCGGGCCGTGGTGCTGGTGGATCGTCAAGAAGGCGGACTGGGTCATATTCAAGCACATGTGCCGGACGTTCGCGCCATTATTACCCGTGATGAACTGATAGAAAGATGGGGGCAATTAACGAGACCATAA
- the ftsE gene encoding cell division ATP-binding protein FtsE, giving the protein MTDAKKDPIIRMFHVSKTYAAKKALIDISLDVYKNDFIFISGPSGAGKTTLLKILYLGETASGGQVIVDGMNLARITKKRIPYLRRLFGIIFQDYKLIPTKTVFENVALVLEALGTDQRNIAKKVHHVLRNVGMEDRRNAFPPSLSGGEQQRVAVARAVVGNPKIILADEPTGSLDSESAAIIFDLLQQFHIRGGTLMVATHDVALLQKPGQRIIHLKAGMLLQE; this is encoded by the coding sequence ATGACCGACGCCAAAAAAGACCCCATCATTCGTATGTTTCATGTTTCTAAAACTTACGCCGCCAAAAAGGCATTGATAGATATCAGCCTGGACGTATATAAAAATGATTTTATTTTTATCAGCGGCCCCAGCGGTGCCGGAAAGACGACGCTGTTAAAGATCTTGTATCTGGGAGAGACAGCCTCAGGGGGCCAAGTGATCGTAGACGGCATGAATCTGGCCCGAATAACCAAAAAACGAATACCTTATCTTCGCCGTTTATTCGGTATCATCTTTCAAGACTATAAGCTTATTCCAACAAAGACCGTTTTTGAAAATGTCGCGCTCGTACTGGAAGCCTTGGGCACGGACCAGCGAAACATTGCCAAGAAAGTTCACCACGTGCTGAGAAATGTCGGCATGGAAGACAGGCGAAACGCCTTTCCGCCCAGCCTGTCCGGCGGAGAGCAACAACGCGTGGCGGTCGCCCGAGCCGTTGTCGGCAACCCGAAAATCATTCTGGCCGATGAACCCACCGGCAGTCTGGACTCTGAATCGGCGGCAATCATTTTTGATCTGCTGCAACAATTTCATATTCGCGGCGGCACCTTGATGGTTGCCACACACGATGTGGCGTTGCTCCAAAAACCGGGCCAACGAATTATCCATCTGAAAGCAGGAATGCTTTTGCAAGAATAG
- a CDS encoding S41 family peptidase — protein sequence MIKLRIGKLWWVMVIAVILWTIGTGFHENLSADNEAAYKSLKTLTDVLDFIEREYVDKVDTKDLIEKAIQGMVQSLDPHSAFLPPEAFEELQVDTQGEFGGIGIEITMQKGILTVISPIEGTPAYEAGIKAGDHIIKVDGVSTQDMMLWEAVKKMRGPKGSPVVITVFRKEEPEPIEFKLIRAIIPIDSVRFMPLKPGYGYIWVTGFRQNTADELEKALQSLEAAGSPLKGLVLDLRYNPGGLLDQSVKVADIFLEKGVIVSIKGRTKSIQEFKAHTDNISRKFPIVVLVNGGSASASEIVAGALQDQKRALILGTPSFGKGSVQTVERLPDGYGLKLTIALYYTPSGRAIQAEGIKPDIVVDQEILNQKETPDTPRMTVKEKDLKNHLEPESMEPETKESPEIQEPESTPDKPSRKLGPLRLDSLEDDLQVMRALDILISYNVFKGMNG from the coding sequence ATGATAAAACTGCGAATCGGTAAACTCTGGTGGGTGATGGTCATCGCCGTCATTCTATGGACCATCGGAACCGGATTTCATGAAAATCTTTCCGCAGATAACGAGGCCGCCTATAAAAGCCTAAAAACCCTGACCGACGTCCTTGATTTTATCGAAAGAGAATATGTCGATAAGGTCGACACCAAGGATTTGATTGAAAAGGCCATTCAGGGAATGGTGCAAAGCCTTGATCCGCATTCCGCATTTTTACCGCCGGAAGCCTTTGAAGAGCTTCAGGTCGACACACAGGGAGAATTCGGTGGTATCGGCATTGAGATTACCATGCAAAAAGGAATTCTTACGGTGATATCCCCCATCGAAGGAACCCCCGCCTATGAAGCCGGTATTAAAGCCGGAGACCACATCATCAAAGTCGATGGGGTGTCCACTCAGGACATGATGCTTTGGGAGGCGGTCAAAAAAATGAGGGGGCCGAAAGGATCTCCGGTGGTCATCACCGTCTTTCGAAAAGAAGAACCGGAACCCATTGAGTTTAAACTTATTCGTGCCATCATTCCCATCGACAGCGTTCGCTTCATGCCGCTTAAACCCGGATATGGCTATATCTGGGTAACCGGTTTTCGACAAAACACAGCCGATGAACTGGAAAAAGCACTCCAGTCTCTTGAAGCCGCGGGCAGCCCATTAAAAGGCCTGGTGCTCGATCTGCGCTATAACCCGGGCGGTCTTCTGGATCAATCCGTTAAGGTGGCGGATATTTTTCTTGAAAAGGGCGTCATAGTCTCAATTAAAGGCCGAACCAAATCTATTCAGGAATTTAAGGCACACACCGATAACATCAGCCGAAAGTTCCCCATCGTGGTACTTGTTAACGGCGGCAGCGCCAGCGCCTCAGAGATTGTCGCCGGTGCGCTGCAGGACCAGAAGCGGGCCCTGATTTTAGGAACCCCCTCTTTTGGCAAAGGCTCGGTCCAGACCGTCGAAAGGTTGCCGGATGGTTACGGATTGAAATTGACCATTGCGCTCTACTATACGCCCAGCGGCCGCGCCATTCAGGCGGAAGGCATTAAGCCGGATATCGTGGTCGACCAAGAGATTCTCAATCAGAAAGAGACACCCGATACGCCGCGCATGACCGTAAAAGAAAAGGATTTAAAGAATCATCTGGAACCAGAATCGATGGAGCCGGAAACAAAAGAAAGCCCTGAAATTCAGGAACCGGAATCAACACCCGATAAACCCTCCCGCAAGCTCGGGCCCCTTCGGCTTGACTCACTGGAAGATGACCTTCAGGTCATGCGCGCCCTTGATATTCTAATCAGCTATAACGTGTTTAAAGGGATGAACGGATAA
- a CDS encoding peptidoglycan DD-metalloendopeptidase family protein, with amino-acid sequence MLSVIKTVSKIGAVALLVFVFIGRPPAVFAEEADALSQKARNLDTQLKKKQSEATAFTRRETELIDNLNKIDSNLNNLEKKAATLEKKQAILAAALKENEAVADALESEVANLETYASKRLVALYKLSRLGSLPLLASAESLFELLAKKKSIQILLAYDESVWKTLSNKKIALAGVREALVSQRQTHKQQEAELEEQMKRLTRHRTEREHLLTQIKEKKSLAMAAITALKTAARELEDQINAAALNQKPELATVRPFESLKGLLKMPVKGTIVQFFGPYTLSPLNVTGFRSGIDIQAEKGEPIQAVNHGKTLYAGWFKGYGNMVILDHGNNYCTVYAHAQEIFKQKGDRVAAGEVIATVGDTGSLQGSTVHFEIRHHGKPVDPLKWIEERSRKTYDKTANR; translated from the coding sequence ATGTTATCTGTCATTAAAACAGTTTCTAAAATAGGTGCCGTTGCTCTTCTCGTATTTGTATTCATCGGTCGGCCGCCGGCCGTTTTTGCCGAAGAGGCCGACGCGTTATCACAAAAAGCAAGAAACCTCGATACCCAGCTTAAAAAAAAGCAATCGGAAGCAACCGCATTTACCCGCCGGGAGACCGAACTCATCGACAATCTGAATAAAATCGATTCAAACCTGAACAACCTGGAAAAAAAAGCCGCGACCCTCGAAAAAAAACAGGCCATTCTGGCAGCGGCGCTAAAAGAAAATGAGGCCGTCGCAGACGCCCTTGAATCCGAGGTGGCCAATCTTGAGACCTATGCTTCCAAGCGCCTCGTCGCATTATACAAACTTAGCCGCCTGGGAAGCCTGCCCCTATTAGCCTCGGCCGAATCGCTGTTTGAACTTTTAGCGAAGAAAAAAAGCATTCAAATCCTATTGGCCTATGATGAGTCGGTTTGGAAAACACTCTCCAATAAAAAAATAGCGCTGGCCGGGGTACGCGAAGCGCTGGTAAGTCAAAGACAAACCCATAAGCAACAGGAGGCTGAATTAGAAGAACAAATGAAACGACTTACCCGGCACCGAACCGAACGCGAACATCTGCTGACGCAAATAAAAGAAAAAAAATCGCTGGCCATGGCGGCCATTACCGCATTGAAAACGGCAGCCCGGGAACTGGAAGATCAAATTAATGCCGCCGCATTAAATCAAAAACCCGAACTCGCAACCGTAAGGCCCTTTGAATCACTTAAGGGGTTGCTAAAGATGCCGGTCAAAGGTACAATCGTCCAATTTTTCGGGCCATATACACTCTCTCCGCTAAACGTAACCGGCTTTCGAAGCGGGATCGATATTCAGGCTGAGAAGGGGGAGCCGATTCAGGCGGTAAACCATGGAAAAACTCTTTACGCCGGGTGGTTTAAGGGATATGGGAACATGGTTATCCTGGATCATGGGAACAACTACTGTACAGTTTATGCGCATGCCCAGGAAATTTTCAAACAAAAAGGCGACAGAGTTGCCGCCGGCGAAGTGATTGCAACCGTTGGCGACACCGGATCTCTTCAGGGTTCGACCGTTCATTTTGAAATCAGACATCACGGAAAACCGGTTGACCCGCTCAAATGGATAGAGGAAAGGAGTCGAAAGACATATGATAAAACTGCGAATCGGTAA
- the ftsX gene encoding permease-like cell division protein FtsX produces MNLLLSRALQDIIRNRWLNTIAVVTIALSVLIVSAFGLFFINAEEVIRSWEKGVRMMVYLKPGTEEQIRKDIEEKLLQLDGVSEVLFISKQEALDSLKVQMQRQKSLLEGLRENPLPEAFEIRLATVTQNERNIETLATRIETFSAVDEVEYGQQWMEKAIYFFQLFRLAGFAMGTLFFMAAVSIVANTIRLLLYSRQTEIEIMRIVGATDRFIKSPFYIEGMLQGIMGAAIGLSLLALVYFLASSNMQQGLSTFFFHIRFFSVVTLLEILACSMLVGWIGCYLSLKQFLK; encoded by the coding sequence ATGAATCTGCTGTTAAGCCGTGCGTTACAAGATATTATAAGAAACCGGTGGCTTAATACCATTGCCGTCGTCACCATCGCCTTGTCCGTGCTCATTGTCAGCGCTTTTGGCCTGTTTTTTATCAACGCTGAAGAGGTCATTCGATCCTGGGAAAAGGGGGTGCGCATGATGGTCTACCTGAAACCGGGCACGGAAGAGCAGATACGCAAAGACATCGAAGAAAAACTTCTTCAACTTGATGGCGTATCGGAAGTCCTCTTTATTTCAAAGCAAGAAGCCCTTGATTCTCTTAAGGTCCAAATGCAGCGCCAAAAGTCTCTTCTGGAGGGGCTTCGGGAAAATCCCCTGCCGGAAGCATTTGAAATTCGTCTCGCCACCGTCACTCAAAACGAACGGAACATTGAAACCCTGGCCACTCGAATTGAAACTTTTTCCGCTGTGGACGAGGTGGAATACGGACAGCAGTGGATGGAAAAAGCGATTTATTTCTTCCAACTTTTTCGGCTGGCCGGATTTGCCATGGGAACGCTTTTCTTCATGGCGGCCGTATCCATTGTCGCCAATACGATTCGATTGCTGTTATATTCCCGGCAAACGGAAATAGAAATCATGCGAATCGTGGGAGCGACAGATCGTTTCATCAAGTCTCCGTTTTATATTGAAGGCATGCTTCAAGGCATTATGGGTGCTGCGATAGGGCTATCGTTGCTGGCTTTGGTTTATTTTCTGGCGTCTTCCAATATGCAGCAAGGGTTATCCACATTTTTTTTCCATATTCGTTTTTTTTCCGTAGTCACACTGCTGGAAATTCTTGCCTGCAGCATGCTGGTCGGATGGATCGGATGTTATCTGTCATTAAAACAGTTTCTAAAATAG
- the queD gene encoding 6-carboxytetrahydropterin synthase QueD, translating to MYELKVTTYFAAAHQLQMVAKKCENLHGHNWKIEVYVAGNELNDAGVLMDFGEIKTAVRSIMNELDHKYLNEIESFKDKNPSSENIARYIAHTLQNKIGAVGIKVSRVTAWESEDAAATYMPV from the coding sequence ATGTATGAATTGAAAGTGACAACCTATTTTGCCGCAGCCCATCAATTGCAAATGGTCGCAAAAAAATGCGAAAATCTGCATGGTCATAACTGGAAAATCGAAGTGTATGTGGCCGGAAATGAACTCAATGACGCCGGGGTTCTGATGGATTTTGGAGAAATTAAAACAGCCGTTCGGAGCATTATGAACGAACTGGACCACAAATACTTAAACGAGATAGAATCCTTTAAAGACAAAAACCCCTCCTCTGAAAACATTGCGCGCTACATTGCGCACACACTTCAGAACAAGATCGGCGCCGTCGGCATCAAGGTTTCCCGGGTAACCGCTTGGGAATCCGAAGACGCCGCAGCAACGTATATGCCGGTCTGA
- the dnaJ gene encoding molecular chaperone DnaJ: MTTKRDYYEILGISRNATENEIKAAYRKKAMEYHPDRNPGDKPAEEKFKEAAEAYEVLRDAQKRSIYDQYGHQGLAGTGFSGFGGFEDIFSSFGDIFEDFFGFGSGRRSQGRARRGSDLRYDLTLSFMDAAFGKETEITVEKLQTCPTCQGNGCEPGSQPEMCQSCGGSGQVSRSQGFFTVRTTCPNCRGIGQTIKTPCPQCHGNGQIVIKKKVQIKIPAGVDTGSRLRLNGEGESGSFNGPTGDLYVFIHVEPHEFFKRHNTDILCSVPISFIQAALGAQIKVPTLSGETDFDIPKGTQPGDMFRLRGLGIASLKTQARGDQIVQVDIKTPTNLNKKQVELLKEFAAQEENKFSKKLKTILKGGSSRAAG, from the coding sequence ACCGAAAACGAAATCAAGGCCGCTTATCGAAAAAAGGCCATGGAATATCACCCGGACAGAAATCCGGGGGATAAGCCGGCTGAGGAAAAATTCAAGGAAGCGGCTGAGGCTTACGAAGTGCTGCGGGACGCACAGAAGAGAAGCATTTATGACCAATACGGGCACCAAGGGTTAGCGGGCACCGGATTTTCCGGCTTCGGCGGATTTGAAGATATATTCTCAAGTTTCGGGGATATTTTTGAGGATTTTTTCGGGTTTGGTTCCGGCAGACGCTCACAAGGCCGGGCCAGAAGAGGCTCAGATCTTCGCTATGACCTTACCTTGAGCTTTATGGATGCCGCCTTCGGGAAGGAGACCGAAATCACCGTCGAAAAGCTTCAGACCTGCCCCACTTGTCAGGGCAACGGATGCGAACCCGGCAGCCAACCCGAAATGTGCCAGTCCTGCGGCGGCTCCGGGCAGGTATCGCGCAGTCAGGGATTTTTCACGGTCCGCACAACCTGTCCGAATTGCAGAGGGATTGGACAAACCATTAAAACTCCCTGCCCGCAATGCCACGGAAATGGTCAGATTGTCATTAAGAAAAAAGTCCAGATTAAGATCCCGGCCGGAGTGGATACTGGTTCAAGGCTTCGCCTCAATGGTGAGGGAGAAAGCGGCAGCTTTAACGGCCCGACCGGAGATTTATATGTATTTATTCATGTGGAGCCTCACGAATTTTTTAAACGTCACAACACGGACATCCTTTGCTCAGTGCCGATCTCTTTTATTCAAGCGGCACTGGGCGCCCAGATAAAAGTGCCGACCCTTTCAGGCGAAACCGACTTCGACATTCCCAAAGGGACTCAACCCGGCGATATGTTCCGGCTTCGTGGCCTGGGAATTGCCTCTTTAAAAACGCAGGCCCGTGGGGATCAGATTGTTCAGGTGGACATTAAAACCCCCACCAATCTGAATAAAAAACAGGTTGAATTGCTCAAGGAGTTCGCCGCGCAAGAGGAAAATAAATTTTCAAAAAAGCTCAAAACGATTTTAAAAGGCGGTTCATCTCGCGCCGCTGGATAA
- a CDS encoding divergent polysaccharide deacetylase family protein, which yields MPKKASRKKTTRKGRVRPKKAGSSFSFKRGIWAMVILILLVTAGAILSRFLIPRRVPPVQPPIPKPAAPILRYEIFPEEKPIPIEPPPIPPLPIPEKLPKVAIIIDDMGYDRNMAKKFLELDAVITYAILPFSPHQGELSAAARQKGLETLLHLPMEPIEYPTIKPGPGALLTTMTPDELINQLKKNLRSVPGVKGVNNHMGSRMTEVSAQLYQIFSLLKKEGFFFIDSRTTPASLCRPSARLLRLPFAERNIFLDHVQTEESVKKQIRRLVTIAIQKGEAVGIGHPHKATYRMLRELLPEIQKKVKLVPASEVVHLVG from the coding sequence ATGCCAAAAAAAGCGTCCAGAAAAAAAACAACCCGAAAAGGACGGGTTCGCCCCAAAAAGGCCGGCTCGTCCTTTTCTTTCAAGCGGGGCATTTGGGCGATGGTCATTCTTATCCTGCTTGTTACCGCCGGCGCCATTTTATCGCGATTTCTGATACCGCGCAGGGTTCCCCCCGTTCAACCGCCGATACCAAAGCCCGCTGCACCGATCCTTCGTTACGAGATCTTCCCCGAGGAAAAACCGATTCCAATTGAACCGCCCCCCATACCGCCCTTGCCGATACCCGAAAAATTGCCGAAAGTTGCTATTATTATAGATGATATGGGGTATGACCGGAACATGGCGAAAAAATTCCTTGAACTGGACGCGGTGATAACCTACGCCATTCTTCCCTTTAGTCCCCATCAGGGTGAACTCTCGGCGGCAGCTCGGCAAAAGGGGCTTGAGACCTTGCTGCATCTGCCCATGGAGCCGATTGAATACCCGACGATCAAGCCCGGGCCCGGCGCACTGCTGACCACCATGACACCGGATGAATTAATCAACCAGTTGAAAAAAAACCTTCGGTCCGTCCCAGGGGTAAAAGGCGTCAATAACCATATGGGCTCCAGAATGACGGAGGTTTCCGCACAATTGTACCAGATATTCAGTTTGCTTAAAAAAGAGGGATTCTTCTTTATCGACAGCCGGACCACGCCGGCGAGCCTGTGCCGGCCCTCCGCCCGCTTGCTGCGCCTTCCCTTTGCGGAGCGGAATATTTTTCTGGATCATGTACAAACAGAGGAAAGCGTCAAAAAACAGATTCGCCGGCTGGTAACTATCGCCATTCAAAAAGGAGAAGCCGTCGGAATCGGCCATCCACACAAGGCCACCTATCGCATGCTTCGGGAACTGCTGCCTGAAATTCAAAAAAAGGTGAAACTGGTTCCGGCTTCAGAAGTGGTCCATCTGGTGGGATAA